The genomic interval AACTCCCTGCTGCTCGCCCGTCTCGCCACGGAACTGCGGGAGACGGGCCTGGCGGAGGTGTCCCTGCGCGACCTCTACCTCCACTCCACCCTCTCGGACATGGCCGGGCTGATCAAAGGCAGGACTTCATGAAAGTGGCGCTTCTGTGCGTCCCGCACGCCGGGGCCGGCGCGAGTCTGTTCCGCAAATGGCAGCGTCACCCCCTCGAACGGATCGAGGTGGTGCCCGTCCAGCTCCCCGGCCGCGAGGAGCTGTTCGCGGAGGACGCCCTGACCTCGCTGACCGAGGTCGTGGACCGGTGCGCCGACCGCGCGCGGGAGGTCCCCGAGGACATGCCGCTCGCGCTGTTCGGCCACAGCTTCGGCGCGCTCGTCGCCCATGAGACGGCGCACCGCCTGGTCGCCGAGGGCGCACGGGTGCCCGAGCGGCTGGTCGTGAGCGGCGTGGCCGCGCCCTGGCTGCCCAGGCCGGTCGTCGGCGGGGAGGCCCTGG from Streptomyces albireticuli carries:
- a CDS encoding phosphopantetheine-binding protein; this encodes MTARLIEIWERLLAEPVGPQDNFFELAGNSLLLARLATELRETGLAEVSLRDLYLHSTLSDMAGLIKGRTS
- a CDS encoding thioesterase II family protein; protein product: MKVALLCVPHAGAGASLFRKWQRHPLERIEVVPVQLPGREELFAEDALTSLTEVVDRCADRAREVPEDMPLALFGHSFGALVAHETAHRLVAEGARVPERLVVSGVAAPWLPRPVVGGEALADEPFVARVREVVGYDHPALHEPELRGLLLPSLRADLGISDRYTPGATGPLPVPITALRGAGDRLVSKEDLALWSKAGSSSTEVIELPGDHMYFAHDPRPLLAELDAAFARAAG